From a single Bacillus pumilus genomic region:
- the sigE gene encoding RNA polymerase sporulation sigma factor SigE codes for MKKLKFKLTYYWYKLLMKLGLKSDEIYYIGGSEALPPPLSKDEEQELLVKLPKGDQTARAILIERNLRLVVYIARKFENTGINIEDLISIGTIGLIKAVNTFNPEKKIKLATYASRCIENEILMYLRRNNKIRSEVSFDEPLNIDWDGNELLLSDVLGTDDDIITRDIEANVDKKLLKKALEQLNDREKQIMELRFGLIGGEEKTQKDVADMLGISQSYISRLEKRIIKRLQKEFNKMV; via the coding sequence TCTAAAGAGTGATGAAATTTATTATATTGGTGGAAGTGAAGCGCTGCCGCCGCCATTATCAAAGGATGAAGAGCAGGAGCTGCTTGTCAAATTACCAAAAGGTGATCAAACCGCAAGAGCGATTTTGATCGAAAGAAATTTACGTTTAGTCGTTTACATCGCAAGAAAATTTGAAAACACAGGTATTAATATTGAGGATTTAATTAGTATCGGAACCATTGGTCTGATCAAGGCAGTCAATACCTTTAACCCAGAAAAAAAGATCAAACTTGCGACATATGCTTCAAGATGTATTGAAAATGAGATTTTGATGTACTTACGTCGAAATAATAAAATTCGTTCAGAAGTCTCGTTTGATGAACCGCTCAACATTGATTGGGACGGAAATGAACTGCTTTTATCAGACGTACTTGGAACAGATGATGATATTATCACGCGGGATATTGAAGCTAATGTAGATAAAAAATTACTCAAAAAAGCGCTGGAGCAATTAAATGACCGTGAAAAGCAGATCATGGAACTGAGATTCGGCTTGATCGGTGGTGAGGAAAAAACTCAAAAAGATGTCGCTGATATGCTTGGGATTTCCCAGTCGTATATTTCAAGGCTAGAAAAACGAATTATTAAACGATTACAAAAAGAATTTAACAAAATGGTCTAA
- the sigG gene encoding RNA polymerase sporulation sigma factor SigG, whose amino-acid sequence MSRNKVEICGVDTSKLPVLKNEEMRKLFRQLQDEGDDTAREKLVNGNLRLVLSVIQRFNNRGEYVDDLFQVGCIGLMKSIDNFDLSHNVRFSTYAVPMIIGEIRRYLRDNNPIRVSRSLRDIAYKALQVRERLISETSKEPTAEDIAKVLEVPHEEIVFALDAIQDPVSLFEPIYNDGGDPIYVMDQISDERNKDTQWVEELALKEGMRRLNDREKMILRKRFFQGKTQMEVAEEIGISQAQVSRLEKAAIKQMNKNIF is encoded by the coding sequence GTGTCCAGAAATAAAGTGGAAATCTGCGGAGTCGACACCTCCAAACTGCCTGTTCTGAAAAACGAAGAGATGAGGAAATTGTTCAGACAGCTGCAAGATGAAGGTGACGATACAGCAAGAGAAAAGCTAGTCAATGGCAATTTACGGTTGGTTTTAAGTGTGATTCAGCGTTTTAACAACAGAGGCGAGTATGTCGATGATCTCTTTCAAGTAGGCTGTATCGGATTAATGAAATCAATTGATAATTTTGATTTAAGTCATAATGTCAGATTTTCAACTTATGCGGTCCCTATGATCATAGGAGAAATCCGTCGATACTTGCGTGATAACAACCCGATTCGGGTGTCTCGCTCACTAAGAGATATTGCCTATAAGGCACTTCAGGTCCGTGAGAGACTGATTAGTGAGACAAGCAAGGAGCCAACGGCAGAGGATATTGCCAAGGTGCTCGAAGTGCCTCATGAGGAAATTGTCTTTGCCCTAGATGCGATTCAAGATCCTGTTTCTTTGTTTGAACCGATCTATAATGACGGAGGAGATCCGATTTATGTGATGGATCAAATTAGTGATGAACGGAACAAAGACACACAATGGGTAGAGGAATTGGCCTTAAAAGAGGGCATGCGCAGATTGAACGACAGGGAAAAAATGATTCTTCGTAAGCGCTTCTTTCAAGGTAAAACGCAAATGGAAGTCGCTGAAGAAATCGGGATCTCTCAAGCACAAGTTTCAAGGCTTGAAAAAGCAGCCATCAAACAAATGAATAAAAACATCTTTTAA